In Spirochaetales bacterium, the following are encoded in one genomic region:
- a CDS encoding zinc ribbon domain-containing protein, whose translation MPTYEYECKECRFRFEKFQSIKDEPLSVCPKCKGSLRRLIGSGLGIIFKGSGFYSTDYKKSSFQADSGDNNSSQKKNPEKKSDTEKAKAAT comes from the coding sequence ATGCCGACATACGAATACGAATGTAAAGAATGCCGATTCAGATTTGAAAAATTCCAGAGCATCAAGGATGAACCCCTCTCTGTCTGTCCGAAATGCAAAGGATCTCTCAGGCGTCTTATCGGGAGTGGTTTGGGAATCATTTTTAAGGGAAGCGGTTTTTATTCGACAGACTACAAGAAATCGTCCTTTCAAGCGGACTCGGGAGACAACAACTCCTCTCAAAAAAAGAACCCGGAAAAAAAATCAGATACGGAAAAAGCGAAGGCCGCAACATAG